The following nucleotide sequence is from Chloracidobacterium validum.
GCGAGGGAAACTACTATTGCACGCCGGAGGACCTGGCCCAACTGGAGGCCGATGGGCGAGTACTGTTTCGATACGTGGACGCCCACGGCGCGCCAACTACGGCCGCCAATCCCAACGGGTCGCTGCACAATATCGCCGGTATCCTCAACGCCGAAGGCAACGTCCTGGGCTTGATGCCCCACCCTGAACGAGCCTGTGAAGAATCGCTCGGCAGCGGTGATGGCTTGCGGTTCTTCCAGTCGCTGATGCTCACGCTGCACGATGCCGAACGGCGACGCCGGGCCGGGGCTATGGCGACAATTTCAAGCTGATGTCCGCCGCTTTGACGCTGTGGGTCAACGCCCCGACTGAAATGAGGTTAGCTCCGGCTTCGGCATAGGCGCGAACGGTGTCGAGCGCCATGTTGCCGGATACCTCGATGAGGGTTTGGCGTCCGGGTGGCTCAAGTTCGCGGACGAGCGCTACGCACTCGCGCACTTGGTCCACGGTCATGTTGTCAAGCAAGATAACGTCCGCCCCTTCCGAAACGGCTTCGCGGGCTTGGTCGAGCGTACTGACCTCGACTTCAATTTTGAGCAAGTGTGAGGCGTTTTTCTTCGCCCGGCGCAACGCCGGCTCGATGCCGCCGGCCAGCGCAATGTGGTTGTCCTTGATGAGAATCCCATCATCGAGGCCAAAGCGGTGGTTGTGGCCGCCACCGACGTGAACGGCATATTTGTCGAGCAGGCGCAGCCCCGGCGCGGTTTTGCGCGTGTCGGCAATGACGGCTTCCGTTCCCTCGATGGCCTGGACGAAAGCGCGGGTCAGGGTGGCAATCCCGGACATCCGCTGGAGCAGATTCAGCGCCACCCGCTCTCCGGCCAGCAGCATGTGCGCCGGCCCGACAATGCGCGCAATCTCCTTGCCGGCGGGTACGGTGTCGCCATCCAGGTAGAAGGTCTGGATTTGAATTTCAGGGTCAAACCACTGAAACACCATTTCAGCGACTTCAAGGCCCGCAAGCGTCAGGTCTTGCTTGGCCAGAAAACGCCCACGGGCTTTGACGTCCTGGGTCAAAATGGCGTCAGTCGTGACGTCGCCGCGTCCCAGGTCTTCAGCGAGAAACTGCGAAATCAGGTTTTCAATAGCAATTGGGTCAAGTCGCATCGTGTCTTCTATGGGAATCTGTGGGATAGTCACGGGACAGCCAGGCGACGGTTGCTTGCGATAGCCTGCCCGCGCATAATTGCGCACTTCGCCTGAAAATCAAATGGAAGTGGAGGCAATGTGACGTGGAATTCTCGGTCGCTAAAGCTGATTTACTCAAGGAACTCGCCTTTCTCAACAATGTCGTCGAAAAGAAAACCACCATCCCGATCT
It contains:
- the nadC gene encoding carboxylating nicotinate-nucleotide diphosphorylase; translated protein: MRLDPIAIENLISQFLAEDLGRGDVTTDAILTQDVKARGRFLAKQDLTLAGLEVAEMVFQWFDPEIQIQTFYLDGDTVPAGKEIARIVGPAHMLLAGERVALNLLQRMSGIATLTRAFVQAIEGTEAVIADTRKTAPGLRLLDKYAVHVGGGHNHRFGLDDGILIKDNHIALAGGIEPALRRAKKNASHLLKIEVEVSTLDQAREAVSEGADVILLDNMTVDQVRECVALVRELEPPGRQTLIEVSGNMALDTVRAYAEAGANLISVGALTHSVKAADISLKLSP